A single Drosophila miranda strain MSH22 chromosome XR, D.miranda_PacBio2.1, whole genome shotgun sequence DNA region contains:
- the LOC108152998 gene encoding uncharacterized protein LOC108152998 — MPRSRNLSLRQAQRKVTDQEEKVRLAQVKAEAALEQMDEFEKRAKHQVGTQTKRIRAQSDNHLLQMKISDFLNLKLKYFTDYKWKGPEPSDSRARNNSVSTDRGRCRTRQCSQLPRPIVQ; from the exons ATGCCTCGCTCCCGAAATCTGTCACTTCGTCAGGCGCAGCGCAAGGTAACTGACCAAGAGGAGAAGGTACGTCTGGCTCAAGTCAAGGCCGAAGCCGCTCTGGAGCAGATGGATGAGTTTGAGAAGCGCGCCAAGCATCAAGTAGGCACTCAAACCAAACGTATCCGTGCCCAGAGTGACAATCATTTGCTTCAGATGAAAATATCGGACTTTTTGAATCTGAAGTTGAAATATTTCACCGACTACAAGTGGAAGG GTCCCGAGCCATCAGACAGCCGAGCTCGCAACAACTCAGTAAGCACCGATCGCGGACGGTGCCGCACTCGCCAGTGCTCCCAGCTGCCGCGCCCCATCGTACAATAG